Proteins encoded together in one Thermococcus gammatolerans EJ3 window:
- the gatE gene encoding Glu-tRNA(Gln) amidotransferase subunit GatE — MTEKFDYKELGLKVGLEIHRQLDTKKLFSPVPSELTEKVDFTFERRLRPTMSELGEIDPAALEEFKKGRKYIYEGNYELSDLVYMDEEPPRGPDREALEVTLQIAYLLNAKPVDEVHFMRKIVIDGSNVSGFQRTAIIALDGKVDTPWGSVGIPTICLEEDACRIVERKEKEVIYRLDRLGIPLVEISTTPDIHHPEQAKVVAKYIGDALRATRKVKRGLGTIRQDLNVSIKGGARVEIKGVQELDMIPLIIEREVERQLNLLKIRDELRERGVRPEDIKEEFYDVTDVFENTESKIIARTIKKGGNVLAVKLPKFRGLIGREIQPGRRLGTEMADRAKKYVKGIFHIDELPNYGITEKEVNAVIEKLGLGELDAFVLVAADEETAKKALREVIKRAREAIEGVPEETRRALPDGNTQYMRPLPGKARMYPETDIPSIFIPPEEKERIKANLPELPQERVERYVKEYRIDKSLAETLVNDERDELFEELVKKGVKPSLAASILVVVLKGLKKEVPIENITDDHIREAFQLYTEGKIAKEAFEEIFKELALHPEKSAAQVAEEKGLTLLSEEEVERIIDEVVQQNIEVIKAKGMGAMGMIMGRAMAKLRGRADGKLVSTLVRRKIQELS, encoded by the coding sequence ATGACCGAGAAGTTCGATTACAAAGAGCTCGGCCTTAAGGTCGGCCTTGAGATTCACAGACAGCTCGATACCAAAAAGCTGTTCTCGCCCGTCCCGAGTGAGCTGACTGAGAAGGTTGACTTCACCTTTGAAAGGCGCCTCAGACCCACGATGAGCGAGCTCGGCGAGATAGACCCCGCGGCACTTGAGGAGTTCAAGAAGGGAAGGAAGTACATCTACGAGGGCAACTACGAGCTGAGCGACCTCGTTTACATGGACGAGGAACCGCCGAGGGGGCCTGACAGGGAAGCCCTTGAGGTTACCCTCCAGATTGCCTACCTGCTGAACGCCAAGCCCGTTGACGAGGTTCACTTCATGCGTAAAATCGTCATCGACGGCTCGAACGTCTCCGGCTTCCAGAGGACGGCGATAATAGCGCTCGATGGGAAAGTTGACACGCCTTGGGGAAGCGTTGGGATCCCGACGATATGCCTTGAGGAGGACGCCTGCAGAATCGTCGAGAGGAAGGAGAAGGAGGTAATCTACCGCCTTGACCGCCTCGGTATTCCGCTCGTTGAGATAAGCACGACCCCAGACATACACCACCCGGAGCAGGCCAAGGTGGTCGCTAAATACATCGGCGATGCCCTGAGGGCAACTCGGAAGGTCAAGCGCGGTCTTGGAACGATAAGGCAGGATTTGAACGTCTCGATTAAAGGTGGCGCCCGCGTTGAGATTAAAGGTGTGCAGGAGCTCGACATGATTCCGCTCATCATCGAGAGGGAAGTGGAGAGACAGCTCAACTTACTCAAAATCCGCGACGAGCTCCGCGAGAGGGGCGTTAGGCCCGAGGACATTAAGGAGGAGTTCTACGACGTTACCGACGTCTTCGAGAACACTGAGTCTAAGATAATCGCGCGGACGATAAAGAAGGGCGGGAATGTTTTGGCCGTCAAACTGCCGAAGTTCAGGGGTTTAATCGGCAGAGAAATCCAGCCCGGCAGGAGGCTTGGCACCGAGATGGCCGACAGGGCGAAGAAGTACGTGAAGGGCATCTTCCACATCGATGAATTACCGAATTATGGAATTACAGAAAAAGAGGTTAATGCAGTTATTGAAAAACTCGGCCTCGGAGAGCTCGACGCCTTCGTGCTGGTTGCCGCCGATGAGGAGACTGCGAAGAAAGCCCTCCGCGAGGTCATCAAGCGCGCAAGGGAAGCTATCGAGGGCGTCCCAGAGGAGACGAGGAGGGCCCTGCCGGACGGAAACACCCAGTACATGCGCCCGCTCCCCGGAAAGGCGAGGATGTACCCCGAGACTGACATACCCTCGATTTTCATCCCGCCTGAGGAGAAAGAGAGGATTAAGGCAAACCTCCCAGAGCTCCCGCAGGAGAGGGTCGAGCGCTACGTGAAGGAGTACAGGATTGACAAGAGCTTGGCCGAGACCCTCGTTAACGACGAGCGCGACGAGCTCTTCGAGGAGCTCGTGAAGAAGGGCGTAAAACCCTCGCTGGCCGCTTCAATCCTCGTGGTCGTCCTCAAGGGCCTCAAGAAGGAAGTTCCAATTGAAAACATCACGGACGACCACATCAGAGAGGCCTTCCAGCTCTACACCGAGGGCAAGATAGCCAAAGAGGCCTTCGAGGAGATATTCAAGGAGCTCGCACTCCACCCGGAGAAGAGCGCCGCCCAGGTGGCAGAGGAGAAGGGACTAACCCTGCTCAGCGAAGAGGAAGTTGAGCGCATCATAGACGAGGTCGTCCAGCAGAACATCGAGGTCATCAAGGCGAAGGGCATGGGAGCGATGGGCATGATAATGGGAAGGGCAATGGCGAAGCTTCGTGGAAGGGCCGACGGCAAGCTCGTGAGCACCCTGGTGAGAAGGAAGATTCAGGAGCTGAGCTAA
- a CDS encoding glycosyltransferase — translation MLAEILLSLILLWDGYFFLRYLLSLRRAYPTREWSPMVSVVIPAYNEEENIEDAVKAALSQDYPNFEVIVVDDGSTDGTYEKALSIKDERLRVIRINHGGKTRALNVGLEFSAGEIIVTIDADGLLEKNAVSRLVERFYSDDIAAVGGQVRVRGETFLELAQDIEHLRIATFRRAKELENLSLAPGPISAFRKRSLLKIGGFVNDLVEDYATTLALKKIGRVVYAPGARVWVRMPSGLGALWRQRRRWFLGDLPKLSSKPFKEKLVFIMSDLVALLDVLFPLAALMAGKWSLLLIFLVLEWLMMYLIVRVEGGMLVEVALFPVILWFWAAFYLSLHIYGLILYAFGKKTPSEWN, via the coding sequence ATGTTGGCTGAGATCCTCCTCTCCCTCATCCTGCTCTGGGACGGCTACTTCTTCCTCCGCTACCTGCTCAGTCTCAGAAGAGCCTATCCCACGCGGGAGTGGAGCCCAATGGTTAGCGTCGTTATTCCCGCATACAACGAGGAGGAGAACATCGAGGATGCGGTTAAGGCTGCCCTCTCCCAGGATTACCCAAACTTTGAGGTAATCGTAGTGGACGACGGTAGCACCGATGGAACCTACGAAAAAGCCCTCTCGATCAAGGATGAGAGGCTCAGGGTCATTAGAATTAATCATGGAGGAAAAACTAGGGCTTTAAACGTGGGGCTTGAATTCTCCGCTGGAGAAATCATCGTTACAATCGACGCAGATGGTCTCCTTGAGAAAAACGCCGTTTCACGGCTTGTTGAGAGGTTTTATTCCGATGACATTGCCGCGGTTGGCGGCCAGGTGAGAGTTCGGGGAGAGACTTTCCTTGAGCTCGCCCAGGATATTGAGCACCTGAGGATAGCGACTTTCCGAAGGGCTAAGGAGCTTGAGAACCTCAGCCTTGCCCCCGGGCCTATCTCGGCCTTCAGGAAAAGGTCTCTGCTTAAGATTGGGGGCTTCGTCAATGATCTCGTTGAGGACTATGCAACCACGCTGGCCCTGAAGAAAATCGGGCGGGTGGTTTACGCCCCGGGGGCGAGGGTGTGGGTTCGAATGCCCTCCGGGTTAGGGGCTCTGTGGAGGCAACGGAGGAGGTGGTTCCTCGGTGACCTGCCGAAACTCTCCTCAAAGCCATTCAAAGAAAAACTGGTTTTCATTATGAGTGATCTCGTTGCTCTCTTGGACGTTCTCTTCCCCTTGGCCGCGCTTATGGCTGGAAAGTGGTCCTTGCTATTGATATTTCTGGTTCTTGAATGGCTCATGATGTATTTGATAGTCAGGGTTGAGGGTGGTATGCTCGTAGAGGTTGCTCTCTTCCCGGTTATTCTGTGGTTCTGGGCGGCCTTTTATCTCAGTCTGCACATCTACGGCTTAATCCTATATGCCTTCGGAAAGAAGACACCATCGGAGTGGAATTAG
- a CDS encoding HIT family protein translates to MKILWAPWRIEYIRSPKHKGCIFCDFPRENRDRERLILYRGEHSFVIMNNYPYNPGHVMIAPYRHIGRWEDLRDEELLEIMKLSQLMIRAIKKAMNPDGFNMGVNLGRVAGAGIDDHVHLHIVPRWNGDTNFMPVIADTKVIPESLQEAYDELKKAIGEVLKEGI, encoded by the coding sequence TTGAAGATCCTGTGGGCCCCTTGGAGGATAGAATACATACGCTCCCCCAAGCATAAGGGCTGCATATTCTGCGACTTTCCAAGAGAAAACCGCGACAGGGAAAGGCTCATTCTTTACAGGGGAGAACACAGCTTCGTTATAATGAACAACTATCCCTACAACCCAGGGCACGTTATGATAGCCCCCTACCGGCACATCGGAAGATGGGAGGATTTGAGGGACGAGGAGTTGCTTGAGATAATGAAACTCTCACAGCTGATGATCAGGGCAATAAAAAAGGCTATGAACCCGGATGGCTTCAATATGGGCGTTAACCTCGGTAGAGTCGCCGGCGCAGGAATTGACGACCACGTTCACCTGCACATAGTGCCGCGCTGGAATGGTGACACGAACTTCATGCCCGTCATAGCGGACACCAAGGTTATCCCAGAGTCGCTGCAAGAGGCCTACGACGAGCTAAAAAAAGCAATAGGGGAAGTACTAAAAGAGGGCATCTAG
- a CDS encoding CGP-CTERM sorting domain-containing protein has protein sequence MRRQRVTAIAWVLIVFVTLIPSVNARSLHPIENPAKYEHQIIWVGELGDNLAVLTSGQGTLLLLVSDDGTLQKAIGYEDFIAEDAVSLGSNLYVLTVDGEVVEINETGGILKAAKPETINLAVKGIRMAKSGKFIYVLWSGNGLYLSQLLPDLSVEWTVELETENSVLTVNQLGSNFDVIPTPFGIYVLKSIPGVFTRIIFVAPNGKLNWSAQIEGMTGIYGAGNGDLIYLIGTVPTSDGCTLGIVDLRPGRLGPIIAGTSSRELQTEFSIEYSVKTKNEKSAILTPESITFSNENLAVLLRSEKGDTYVMEFSKWGKFLRGIYLGERNPGKLGGYKGNIAIASTSRDGINIYMLSKDMKLKWAKTFLKGFTIERIVLNDGYCVHIKTSSWPWGYILHYSSNGTLENAFRIPSEHVVEGMVPYGGSVYVMLSHNGSESLEDLMGERSYKPPRKREAVDPYPTGGSFLSGTRNGLLVKFHTSYWPYSMESPGEFKELVMPLKALFRGPITGGIREDNQTILWSNGYLIVIEDKKFETARRYSISGGRILKAFHFNGTVITIVKSGGMLCLITLENGGSYTVKTLGFSEGENVSISKAPGLLVILTKEYDQFLGINQTKIILIGKNGNMKEATVYRPLLGILKATNSTVLAYDRNGIIEVEIQNKPPALSECNWVEVSKDAIGVKIENGKLQESKMTLSRISPEKFYEEAYYQELDHITTKAIMVKERTFTPHYKILPANGTKVIVKFTRVSPENGIVLYRTKAHRKSTHGICGPATFLLFAVVPLLRRIHGSQETF, from the coding sequence ATGAGAAGACAGAGAGTAACGGCTATTGCGTGGGTTCTGATTGTATTTGTGACACTTATTCCAAGTGTTAATGCACGCTCCCTGCATCCGATTGAGAACCCCGCTAAATATGAACACCAGATAATATGGGTGGGCGAACTCGGGGATAATCTTGCAGTTCTTACCTCCGGCCAAGGAACGCTTCTTTTGCTGGTTTCTGATGATGGAACTCTCCAAAAGGCCATTGGATACGAGGATTTCATTGCAGAGGACGCGGTTTCTCTTGGGAGCAACCTCTACGTGCTCACAGTTGACGGAGAGGTTGTCGAGATAAACGAGACCGGCGGAATTCTCAAGGCGGCCAAGCCCGAGACTATAAATCTGGCCGTTAAGGGCATAAGGATGGCCAAATCTGGGAAATTTATATACGTCCTCTGGTCTGGAAACGGCCTGTACCTCAGCCAGTTGCTACCGGATTTGAGTGTAGAATGGACTGTGGAACTTGAAACGGAAAATAGTGTTCTAACAGTGAATCAACTGGGTTCAAACTTTGACGTGATCCCAACCCCATTTGGAATATACGTCCTAAAAAGTATCCCAGGCGTTTTCACTAGAATAATTTTTGTTGCTCCTAACGGAAAATTGAACTGGAGCGCTCAGATTGAAGGGATGACCGGCATTTATGGAGCGGGAAACGGGGATCTCATTTACCTAATCGGCACGGTTCCCACCAGTGATGGATGCACCCTCGGAATTGTGGACCTTCGGCCAGGGAGATTGGGGCCGATAATAGCGGGAACCTCCAGTAGGGAACTCCAGACAGAGTTCAGCATTGAGTACTCCGTTAAGACCAAGAACGAAAAATCCGCCATTCTGACCCCTGAGTCAATCACTTTCTCTAATGAGAACCTCGCAGTGCTTCTGAGAAGCGAGAAAGGGGACACCTATGTCATGGAGTTCTCAAAGTGGGGGAAGTTCCTAAGAGGCATTTACCTCGGTGAGAGGAACCCCGGAAAGTTAGGCGGGTACAAGGGAAACATTGCAATCGCTTCAACATCCCGGGACGGAATAAACATCTACATGCTCTCCAAAGACATGAAACTGAAATGGGCAAAAACGTTCCTGAAAGGGTTCACCATAGAAAGGATCGTTCTCAACGATGGATACTGTGTGCACATAAAGACGAGCTCCTGGCCGTGGGGATATATCCTCCACTATTCATCCAACGGAACCCTTGAGAACGCCTTCAGGATACCGAGCGAACACGTGGTTGAAGGAATGGTCCCTTATGGGGGCAGCGTCTACGTTATGCTGTCCCATAACGGGAGCGAAAGTCTTGAGGATTTAATGGGCGAGAGATCATATAAGCCACCAAGAAAGCGGGAGGCCGTTGATCCGTATCCCACTGGAGGAAGCTTTCTCAGTGGTACAAGAAATGGGCTACTCGTGAAATTCCACACCTCCTACTGGCCGTATTCTATGGAATCTCCGGGCGAGTTCAAAGAGTTGGTGATGCCTTTGAAGGCACTTTTCAGGGGGCCCATAACAGGAGGAATTAGAGAAGACAATCAGACGATACTGTGGAGCAACGGGTATCTAATAGTCATCGAGGACAAGAAGTTTGAGACCGCCCGGAGATATTCTATATCAGGGGGCAGGATTCTAAAGGCCTTCCACTTCAACGGGACGGTAATCACAATCGTGAAAAGTGGTGGGATGCTCTGCCTTATAACCCTAGAAAACGGCGGCTCGTACACGGTCAAAACGTTGGGATTCAGCGAGGGAGAGAACGTCTCTATCTCGAAAGCCCCCGGACTGTTGGTAATCCTCACGAAAGAGTACGACCAGTTTTTAGGCATAAACCAGACGAAGATCATTCTGATTGGCAAAAACGGCAATATGAAGGAGGCAACAGTTTATAGGCCCCTCCTGGGAATTCTCAAAGCTACTAACTCCACGGTTCTCGCATACGACAGAAACGGAATTATTGAGGTGGAGATTCAGAATAAACCGCCAGCCCTCTCCGAATGTAACTGGGTGGAGGTATCCAAAGACGCCATTGGAGTGAAGATCGAAAACGGCAAGTTACAGGAGTCCAAGATGACCCTCAGCAGGATTTCCCCTGAGAAGTTCTACGAAGAAGCCTACTATCAGGAACTCGACCACATCACGACGAAGGCCATTATGGTGAAGGAGCGCACTTTCACACCACACTATAAAATTCTTCCTGCAAACGGCACGAAAGTCATTGTTAAGTTCACCCGAGTTTCTCCTGAAAATGGAATAGTACTCTACCGGACCAAAGCTCACAGAAAGAGCACTCACGGAATCTGCGGACCAGCAACCTTCCTTCTCTTTGCAGTTGTTCCCCTCCTCCGCAGGATTCACGGATCCCAGGAAACTTTTTAA
- the trm5b gene encoding tRNA (guanine(37)-N1)-methyltransferase Trm5b, with protein MLAVRVPKREAEKARRKLIELGVLAKGYAVRREGEFVLFPVTEEVEGFELVEAEFERLERRPHSYREVVEVPDSVKPLLPSSFDVIGDIAIIELPDELMPYGKAIGEAILKVHKHIKAVFAKGSKVEGEYRVRELIYLAGEKRTETLHRENGIRLKLDVAKVYFSPRLATERMRIFKKTRSGEVVFDMFAGVGPYSILLARKAKLVFACDLNPWAIRYLEENIRLNKAHNLVPILGDVRKVAGKLKADRVIMNLPKFADRFLREAMLSVRSGGIIHYYGFSPEEDLYSEHEARIKAVARELGFSVEFLERRKVRPYAPRQFNIAIDFRVLK; from the coding sequence ATGCTCGCCGTTAGAGTCCCCAAGAGAGAGGCAGAAAAAGCGCGGAGGAAGCTCATCGAACTCGGCGTTCTGGCGAAGGGATACGCCGTCAGGCGGGAGGGTGAGTTCGTTCTGTTCCCCGTGACTGAAGAAGTAGAGGGCTTCGAGCTGGTCGAGGCCGAGTTCGAGAGGCTTGAGAGGAGACCCCACAGCTACCGCGAGGTCGTTGAAGTCCCGGATAGTGTTAAACCGCTCCTTCCAAGTTCCTTCGACGTAATCGGGGACATCGCGATAATCGAGCTCCCCGACGAGCTGATGCCCTACGGGAAGGCAATCGGCGAGGCAATTCTCAAAGTCCACAAGCACATCAAAGCAGTCTTCGCCAAGGGAAGTAAAGTCGAGGGAGAATACCGCGTTAGAGAGTTAATCTACCTTGCTGGGGAGAAAAGAACCGAAACCCTCCACCGCGAGAACGGGATAAGGCTCAAGCTCGACGTTGCCAAGGTCTACTTCTCCCCCCGCCTTGCCACAGAGAGGATGAGAATTTTTAAGAAGACAAGGTCTGGAGAGGTCGTCTTCGACATGTTCGCCGGCGTCGGGCCGTACTCAATCCTCCTCGCGAGGAAGGCGAAGCTCGTCTTCGCCTGTGACCTGAATCCTTGGGCAATCCGCTACCTTGAGGAGAACATCAGGCTGAACAAAGCTCACAACCTCGTCCCAATCCTTGGGGACGTCAGGAAAGTTGCCGGAAAGCTCAAGGCTGACCGCGTCATAATGAACCTCCCCAAGTTCGCAGATAGGTTTTTGAGAGAGGCCATGCTTAGCGTCAGGTCCGGCGGGATAATCCACTACTATGGCTTTTCCCCGGAGGAAGACCTCTACTCGGAGCACGAGGCGAGGATTAAGGCCGTCGCGCGGGAGCTGGGCTTCTCGGTCGAGTTCCTTGAGCGGAGGAAAGTCCGCCCCTACGCGCCGAGGCAGTTCAACATCGCGATTGACTTTAGGGTTCTGAAGTGA